One genomic window of Marispirochaeta aestuarii includes the following:
- a CDS encoding SDR family NAD(P)-dependent oxidoreductase, translating to MRLKDKVAIVTGGSKGIGLGIAKEFIREGAKVVICSRNEEQGEAACGELKALDGDAVFTKCDVSVLDDLEMLVDFTVEKFGRLDIYVANAGINDPDKTRYLDITPEQYDRIMDVNLRGLFFGGQYAARRMARQGEGGVIINISSVNAYLALDSQMVYTTSKGAIQQLTKVQAVALAPYGIKVNAMAPGPIDTELMRRVGSDEQLYNTVISRTPIGRIGTPEECGRLAVFLASDDSDFIFGQSIYNDGGRSFQAFPVPGFKTVTEQDFNLLQEYKKGESNANNK from the coding sequence GTGAGACTTAAGGATAAGGTTGCTATTGTAACCGGCGGATCAAAAGGAATAGGCCTGGGCATAGCGAAAGAATTTATCCGTGAAGGAGCAAAGGTCGTCATCTGCTCGAGAAATGAGGAGCAGGGTGAAGCAGCTTGCGGAGAGCTGAAGGCTCTTGATGGAGATGCCGTCTTTACGAAATGCGATGTGTCTGTTCTGGATGATCTGGAAATGCTGGTGGATTTTACGGTAGAGAAGTTCGGACGCCTGGATATTTATGTTGCCAATGCGGGGATCAATGATCCCGACAAGACGCGCTATCTTGATATCACTCCTGAGCAGTATGACAGGATCATGGATGTAAATCTCCGGGGGCTGTTTTTTGGCGGTCAGTATGCAGCCAGGCGTATGGCAAGGCAGGGCGAGGGCGGGGTTATCATAAATATTTCCTCTGTAAATGCATATCTCGCTCTGGATAGCCAAATGGTTTATACAACATCCAAGGGGGCAATACAGCAGCTAACCAAAGTACAGGCAGTCGCTCTGGCGCCGTACGGAATCAAGGTAAACGCCATGGCGCCGGGACCGATTGATACGGAACTAATGCGACGGGTCGGATCGGATGAGCAGCTGTATAACACCGTGATTTCCCGTACTCCGATAGGCAGGATCGGAACCCCTGAAGAATGCGGTCGTCTGGCGGTATTTTTAGCGTCAGACGATTCGGATTTCATTTTTGGACAATCAATTTATAACGATGGCGGTCGAAGTTTCCAAGCGTTTCCAGTACCAGGATTCAAGACTGTTACAGAGCAGGATTTTAACCTGCTCCAGGAGTATAAGAAAGGAGAGAGCAATGCGAATAACAAGTGA